The following coding sequences are from one Lolium rigidum isolate FL_2022 chromosome 6, APGP_CSIRO_Lrig_0.1, whole genome shotgun sequence window:
- the LOC124662364 gene encoding glutathione transferase GST 23-like yields MEDASTKMPEQPAVKLIGWLSPYVHRAEVALRLKGVPYELIQDDMANKSDLLLTHNPVHKKVPVLLHGDRSIPESLIIVEYVDEAFAGAPLLPADPLARAAARFWARFVDDKLWKALWVALWTEPGQAQVALAASARESLTLLEAQLPEGRRFFGGDAIGFLDIAASGVALWLPVFEEMAGVTLLADETHLALCRWAREYAAEGTVRRCTPDRTMMLAFLTPKRGMFVSTAKAMAAYM; encoded by the exons ATGGAAGACGCATCAACCAAGATGCCTGAGCAGCCGGCGGTGAAGCTCATCGGCTGGCTCAGCCCGTACGTCCACCGCGCCGAGGTGGCCCTGCGGCTCAAGGGTGTCCCCTACGAGCTCATCCAGGACGACATGGCCAACAAGAGCGACCTCCTGCTCACCCACAACCCCGTCCACAAGAAGGTCCCCGTGCTCCTCCACGGCGACCGCTCCATCCCGGAGTCGCTCATCATCGTCGAATACGTCGACGAGGCTTTCGCCGGCGCGCCGCTCCTCCCAGCCGACCCCCTCGCCCGTGCCGCCGCCCGCTTCTGGGCTCGCTTCGTCGACGACAAG CTGTGGAAGGCCTTGTGGGTGGCGCTGTGGACCGAGCCGGGCCAGGCGCAGGTGGCTCTGGCGGCGTCGGCGAGGGAGAGCCTGACGCTGCTGGAGGCGCAGCTGCCGGAGGGGAGAAGGTTCTTCGGGGGCGACGCCATCGGGTTCCTCGACATCGCCGCCAGCGGGGTGGCGCTGTGGCTGCCTGTGTTCGAGGAGATGGCCGGGGTGACCCTGCTCGCCGACGAGACGCACCTGGCGCTGTGCCGGTGGGCGAGGGAATACGCGGCGGAGGGGACCGTGCGGCGGTGCACGCCGGACAGGACAATGATGCTTGCCTTCTTGACGCCGAAGCGGGGCATGTTCGTGTCCACGGCCAAGGCCATGGCCGCATATATGTAA